The Pseudomonadota bacterium DNA window CCTGCTCGAGGGCGGCGAGGCAATGGCTCAGGTCGTCTACTTTCGGCATGGGACGCGCTCCATTGAGGTCTTTGGCGACGACAATGGTGCACCGCTTCGCCGCCCGCCCCATAGCATCTCTCCCCCAATGGGGGAGAGGGTCCGACCGGCCGAGCATTCGTTCCCCCTCTCCCTTGGGGAGAGGGTTGGGGTGAGGGGCGCGCTATAAGACTAGACGTCAGCGGTCCAAGAGTTCGTCCAGTGTCCCGCAGATGCGTTCGATGTCCGCTTCGCGCGACAGGCGGTGTTCGCCGTCCTTGACCAGGCTCACGACGACGTCGCTTGCCGCCAGCGCATCGGCGAGCCAGAGCGAATAGACATAAGGCACATCCGCATCGGCCATGCCATGGATGAGGCGCACCGGACAGGCGAGCGGCAGGGTGCGGCCCAGCAACAGATGCCGCCGTCCCTCTTCGATGAGCCCCTTGGTGATCGGATAGGGATCGGGACCGTAGGCAGACGGACGCTGCCACACCCCGTCGGCTTCGATCGCCTCGCGCGCCGCTTCCGGCAGGCTCGGCCAGAGGAGCTCCTCGGTGAAGTCCGGCGCGGCGGCGATGCCGAGGAGTCCGTCGACGCGCTCCGGCCGGGCGAGCGCTGCCAGCAGCATGAGCCAGCCGCCCATGCTGGAGCCGACCAGCACCTGCGCCCCGTCCGTCAAATGATCGATGCAGGCGATGGCATCTTCCGCCCAACGGCCGATGCCGCCGTCCTCGAAGCGGCCGGAGGATTGGCCGTGGCCGAGATAGTCGAAGCGGAGATAGGCCTGCCCGCGTCGACGGCAATGCGCTTCGAGCCGCGTCGCTTTGATTCCGGTCATATCGGAATGGAAGCCGGAGAGGAACAGCACGCCCGGCGCCTTTCCCTCAAGCCGGGCGTAGGCGATGGTCGAGCCATCCGGTCGTGTTAGAATTGCAGGTGGCAGGGCCATGCCGATATTTTCTCCCGACGCGGATCGTGGATGACGAGATTGGACTCTAGCACTCCTTCGCTGAGCGACGGTCGCCCCGCAGTCATATTGCAGGTGCTGCCGAGCCTGACCA harbors:
- a CDS encoding alpha/beta hydrolase, whose translation is MALPPAILTRPDGSTIAYARLEGKAPGVLFLSGFHSDMTGIKATRLEAHCRRRGQAYLRFDYLGHGQSSGRFEDGGIGRWAEDAIACIDHLTDGAQVLVGSSMGGWLMLLAALARPERVDGLLGIAAAPDFTEELLWPSLPEAAREAIEADGVWQRPSAYGPDPYPITKGLIEEGRRHLLLGRTLPLACPVRLIHGMADADVPYVYSLWLADALAASDVVVSLVKDGEHRLSREADIERICGTLDELLDR